In Penicillium oxalicum strain HP7-1 chromosome I, whole genome shotgun sequence, a single window of DNA contains:
- a CDS encoding Cytochrome monooxygenase apdB, translated as MSSINFQWEELCRVVQILKMVKWFVLILCILLVLKIAARRRSSRIINQHGKTIPEVPGDARVSKFAFSQQLSDQGKALAREEPFIIRNGRARELVVTKPEHIYDFYKGDTKHHPKPPYLNMGKYFSGILGHAVGALAGDRWSVIRRYFDPEFSFQVARQAIPQLSASIDRWLDDLPRQTTTQIINSRGGFALELKKPCRFLPLRLAAEFVYGEVFNDEVLFAALLQLNVLHEVILHDVIANKRLATNLGCWLDRSATKRMNEFRLQWKKFNLGIIHSARRGSHLCPAEKIYRGVETGDLKLEEFLHTLDEILFANVDVSSAVLNTLFEHLASNTTFQQRLCEEITAQSQTHTQTPSPTSINTDTTTHTGKYLSKQDTLLHYAVMEAMRFSPAFAFSLPECTAVPKEIGGYRVPARCPVVIDAKRLNADPATWGKDADVYRPERFREIASSKLRYGFMRFGVGAASGRCLGKHLADAIFKLSLMAVLQRYSLHLGQNGSEIELRYVQRKE; from the exons ATGAGTTCCATCAATTTTCAATGGGAGGAATTGTGTCGAGTGGTGCAGATACTCAAGATGGTCAAGTGGTTTGTTCTGATTCTATGCATCTTGCTTGTGCTCAAGATCGCCGCTAGACGCCGAAGCAGCAGAATCATTAACCAGCATGGCAAGACCATCCCCGAAGTGCCTGGCGATGCTCGCGTGTCCAAATTTGCTTTCAG CCAGCAGCTGTCTGATCAAGGCAAGGCTCTCGCCAGAGAGGAGCCGTTCATCATCCGTAATGGCCGGGCAAGAGAGCTGGTGGTGACAAAACCAGAGCACATTTATGACTTTTACAAGGGTGATACCAAGC ATCATCCTAAACCACCGTATCTCAATATGGGAAAGTACTTCAGCGG TATTCTGGGACATGCAGTTGGAGCACTTGCAGGGGACCGTTGGTCGGTCATCCGTCGCTACTTTGACCCCGAGTTCTCCTTTCAAGTCGCGCGACAAGCGATTCCGCAACTCAGCGCGAGTATTGATCGATGGCTCGATGATCTACCCCGGCAAACAACGACGCAAATCATAAATTCAAGGGGAGGGTTTGCACTAGAGCTCAAGAAGCCTTGTCGATTTCTGCCGCTCCGACTCGCGGCTGAGTTTGTGTATGGGGAGGTCTTTAATGATGAGGTG CTTTTTGCGGCTCTACTGCAACTTAATGTCCTTCACGAAGTGATTTTGCACGATGTGATTGCTAACAAGCGACTGGCGACAAATTTAGGCTGTTGGTTGGACCGCAGTGCGACTAAACGCATGAATGAGTTCCGTTTACAGTGGAAGAAGTTCAATCTGGGAATCATTCACTCGGCCCGACGAGGCTCGCATCTCTGTCCTGCGGAGAAGATCTACCGTGGGGTTGAAACCGGTGACTTGAAACTCGAGGAG TTTCTACACACTCTGGACGAAATTCTCTTCGCCAACGTCGATGTCAGCTCCGCCGTCCTCAACACTCTCTTCGAGCATCTTGCTTCCAACACAACCTTCCAACAAAGGCTGTGCGAAGAGATTACAGCACAAAGTCAGACTCATACCCAGACCCCAAGCCCTACCAGCATTAACACAGATACTACCACACATACCGGAAAATATCTCTCCAAACAAGATACCCTTCTCCACTATGCTGTGATGGAGGCTATGCGATTTTCACCTGCTTTCG CATTCTCTCTTCCCGAGTGCACAGCCGTCCCCAAAGAAATTGGAGGGTATCGTGTTCCCGCACGGTGTCCCGTCGTGATAGACGCTAAACGTCTGAATGCCGACCCAGCGACCTGGGGCAAAGACGCCGATGTATATCGCCCAGAACGGTTTCGTGAGATTGCATCCTCCAAATTACGGTACGGGTTCATGCGATTCGGCGTGGGTGCTGCGAGCGGCCGGTGTCTCGGAAAGCATTTGGCGGATGCGATTTTCAAGTTGAGCTTGATGGCTGTGCTGCAGCGATATAGTCTTCATTTGGGGCAGAATGGGTCGGAGATTGAACTAAGATATGTTCAGCGGAAAGAATGA
- a CDS encoding Trans-enoyl reductase apdC: MIPPRQQTALKITAEGRIAAISCALPSIHDDELLVRVRSIALNPFDAKSAEMSPTVGATLGCDFAGDVVAMGSQTKSRNFNIGDRVCGWVFGNNPNRLDNGAFAEYTAVPADLVFRIPGKMNYNEAATLGVGLATVGMSLYHCLQLPMEPERTQKSPYVLVYGGSTATGTLAIQILARSGYTPITTCSPHNFHLVQSLGAVAAFDYHSPTCGRQLRDLSSGTIHYALDCITDTRSMAICYEAIGPSGGHYLSLDPFPIRGHTRRSVKPNWVLSLTMYNEPIPWKRPFKRDARPQDREFAKEWYQIAQKIIDAGEIKPLQSEVRPNSWTGIPKGLDLLQRGEVSGKKLVYEVASH; the protein is encoded by the exons ATGATCCCTCCAAGGCAACAGACTGCTTTGAAAATCACCGCGGAAGGTCGCATTGCCGCAATCTCATGTGCTctcccatccatccacgATGACGAGTTGCTCGTTCGCGTGCGAAGCATCGCTTTGAACCCGTTCGACGCCAAATCGGCCGAGATGTCACCTACAGTTGGCGCGACTCTGGGCTGCGATTTTGCAGGTGATGTAGTCGCCATGGGATCCCAGACCAAGAGTCGAAATTTCAACATTGGCGACCGAGTCTGCGGCTGGGTTTTTGGCAACAATCCCAACCGCTTGGATAATGGGGCTTTTGCAGAGTATACAGCTGTGCCCGCAGATTTGGTATTTCGAATTCCCGGCAAGATGAACTACAACGAAGCGGCTACGTTGGGTGTAGGGTTGGCTACCGTGGGCATGTCGCTATATCACTGTTTACAATTGCCAATGGAGCCCGAGAGGACGCAGAAGTCGCCGTATGTTCTGGTGTACGGTGGTTCGACAGCGACCGGGACGCTTGCAATTCAGATTCTTGCACG CTCGGGATATACTCCCATCACCACCTGCTCACCACACAATTTCCACCTCGTCCAATCTCTTGGCGCGGTCGCAGCGTTCGATTACCACTCTCCCACATGCGGGCGCCAACTTCGGGATTTGTCGTCTGGAACGATCCACTACGCACTCGACTGCATCACCGATACTCGCTCCATGGCCATTTGCTACGAAGCCATCGGACCATCGGGCGGTCACTATCTCAGTCTGGACCCGTTCCCCATCCGAGGCCACACACGACGAAGCGTCAAACCAAATTGGGTGCTGAGTCTGACCATGTACAATGAGCCAATTCCGTGGAAGAGGCCGTTCAAGCGAGATGCACGCCCTCAGGATCGAGAGTTTGCAAAGGAATGGTACCAGATTGCtcagaagatcatcgatgcGGGCGAGATTAAGCCGCTGCAGTCGGAGGTCAGACCGAACAGTTGGACGGGTATACCGAAGGGATTGGATCTCCTCCAGAGAGGAGAGGTTTCGGGGAAGAAACTTGTGTACGAAGTAGCGAGTCATTGA
- a CDS encoding FAD-dependent monooxygenase apdD, translated as MHTENLEPGTVLIVGGGPVGLITATTLAKYGVRSVILERNLTTTKWPKMDLTNARSVEIYQALGIAEELRKVAVPGHYPFTCLFSSGLHAEKAITAWNLPSPDEYQRRSREKNDGSMPSEPWLRVSQEIFEAWLKGLGMENPLIDFRAKWEVTSAHEFDSGAQVNAIHPETKEEWCINADFAVGCDGAHSAIRKSLDIPLEGGPIHGYAVLIHFKSTDLTRIQKQGQFWHLFFPNAASDGGSIKGAVIAQDEVDTWTIHRFMKPDVDHTQLSSEDIVYDLLGGMSGRPFPIQIDEVLVRSTWTPSVALARSYAGSKAKIFIAGDACHQTVPTGGYGMNTGIADGYDIGWKLAAVIQGWAGPAALLSYEQERRPVGELALQWSKVHMGNLMKMSAELGLDANVIDSDVEAGVQMRTAMHEYLQTHDGHNQSVGVEMGYRYSSNLCVAGPLDAVLSPPEFHPRKYTPSTMPGYRAPHVYLTTGKAISHLFGDGFTLVAFPESEELATSIEYFNISASTRKVPLEVVQLPGEVHAHKVWGAPLTLVRPDGFVSWHGDKVSNQQEADRIVAQASGSLSDSPNDCEESQESSVL; from the exons ATGCACACTGAGAACCTCGAGCCAGGAACCGTCCTCATCGTGGGTGGCGGTCCTGTCGGCCTCATCACGGCCACAACGCTAGCCAAGTACGGCGTGCGCAGTGTGATCCTCGAGCGTAATTTGACGACCACAAAATGGCCTAAAATGGACCTGACCAATGCTCGCTCGGTGGAAATCTACCAGGCTCTAGGCATTGCAGAAGAGCTGCGAAAAGTTGCTGTGCCGGGCCACTACCCCTTCACATGTCTCTTTTCCAGCGGGCTGCATGCCGAGAAAGCGATCACTGCGTGGAATCTGCCAAGTCCGGATGAGTATCAGAGAAGGAGTAGGGAGAAAAACGATGGAAGCATGCCTTCGGAACCGTGGCTACGTGTTTCCCAGGAGATCTTTGAGGCGTGGCTCAAGGGTCTGGGGATGGAAAACCCGCTCATCGATTTCCGTGCTAAATGGGAGGTGACCAGCGCGCATGAATTCGACTCGGGCGCGCAGGTAAATGCTATTCATCCCGAGACGAAAGAAGAGTGGTGCATCAACGCGGACTTTGCAGTGGGATGTGACGGTGCTCACAGTGCTATACGCAAGAGCCTAGATATTCCCTTGGAAGGAGGCCCGAT TCACGGATATGCAGTTCTTATTCATTTCAAGTCCACAGATCTCACGCGTATCCAAAAGCAAGGTCAATTTTGGCACTTGTTCTTCCCCAATGCTGCCAGTGATGGTGGGTCCATCAAGGGAGCCGTCATTGCGCAGGACGAAGTCGACACTTGGACCATTCACCGTTTCATGAAACCCGACGTGGACCACACGCAACTTTCCTCGGAGGATATCGTCTACGACCTTCTGGGTGGAATGAGTGGCCGACCTTTCCCAATCCAAATCGATGAGGTCCTTGTTCGCTCAACATGGACCCCAAGTGTTGCACTTGCGCGTTCTTACGCAGGGTCCAAGGCGAAAATCTTCATCGCGGGAGATGCCTGCCATCAAACCGTGCCCACGGGTGGGTATGGAATGAATACCGGTATCGCGGATGGCTACGATATCGGCTGGAAGCTGGCGGCCGTCATACAAGGGTGGGCGGGGCCCGCGGCACTTCTATCTTACGAGCAAGAGCGCCGACCAGTGGGTGAATTGGCGCTCCAGTGGTCGAAAGTCCACATGGGCAACCTGATGAAGATGTCTGCCGAGCTGGGCCTCGACGCCAATGTGATCGACTCTGATGTTGAGGCCGGCGTTCAAATGCGAACAGCCATGCACGAGTACCTGCAAACACACGATGGCCATAACCAAAGTGTTGGTGTGGAGATGGGATATCGCTACTCTTCCAATCTGTGTGTCGCTGGTCCACTCGATGCCGTGCTTTCGCCGCCAGAGTTCCATCCCAGAAAGTACACACCAAGCACGATGCCGGGTTACAGAGCTCCTCATGTGTATTTGACGACGGGAAAGGCTATCTCGCACTTATTTGGTGACGGATTCACACTTGTTGCGTTTCCAGAAAGTGAGGAACTAGCCACATCGATCGAGTATTTCAATATCTCAGCTTCGACGAGAAAGGTACCCCTCGAAGTTGTTCAGCTACCAGGGGAGGTACACGCCCACAAGGTCTGGGGCGCCCCGCTCACTCTTGTCAGACCCGACGGGTTTGTCTCCTGGCATGGTGACAAGGTGAGTAACCAGCAAGAAGCCGATCGTATCGTGGCTCAGGCGAGCGGTTCTCTTTCTGACTCCCCGAATGACTGTGAGGAATCGCAAGAAAGCAGTGTGTTGTAG
- a CDS encoding putative acetyltransferase, with protein sequence MAASAKRPEIIELSRDLRGIPQCDDYERMISGMMYNPLIPKLAEARHRCRGLADDYNQLDTKSIPYDQIADKRLDLLRKVCGKVGDNTFVEPPFRPDYGCNIIIGKDCFVNWNLTVLDTSLVVIGDRVQIGTGVSLLTAGHDTSILSRRKFVEFGHPIFIEDDCWIGANVVILPGVRIGQGSTIGAGSVVTKDIPPFSVAVGTPCRVKKTIQSAEEEEQDPNNPYRDLVREF encoded by the exons ATGGCTGCCAGTGCGAAGCGGCCCGAAATCATTGAGCTGTCCCGCGATCTGCGGGGCATCCCGCAGTGCGACGACTACGAGCGGATGATCTCAGGAATGAT GTATAATCCATTGATCCCCAAGCTTGCCGAGGCACGTCATCGTTGCCGAGGCCTGGCGGACGACTACAACCAACTTGACACCAAATCCATTCCTTATGATCAGATCGCCGACAAACGACTGGACCTGCTGCGCAAAGTCTGCGGTAAAGTCGGTGACAACACATTTGTGGAACCACCGTTCCGACCCGACTACGGCTGTAATATCATCATCGGCAAAGATTGCTTTGTCAATTGGAA TCTGACTGTGTTGGATACAAGTCTCGTTGTCATTGGCGATCGAGTCCAGATCGGCACCGGAGTGAGTCTTTTGACCGCCGGACATGACACGAGTATTCTCTCGCGTCGGAAATTCGTCGAATTCGGCCACCCAATCTTTATTGAAGATGACTGCTGGATTGGTGCCAATGTGGTGATTCTGCCTGGCGTGCGCATCGGCCAGGGCTCAACTATAGGTGCGGGATCGGTCGTCACCAAGGACATTCCACCGTTCTCCGTGGCTGTGGGGACTCCCTGTCGTGTGAAGAAGACTATTCAGTCcgcggaagaggaggaacaaGATCCTAATAACCCCTACCGCGACCTTGTGCGTGAGTTCTAG